One Nicotiana tomentosiformis chromosome 4, ASM39032v3, whole genome shotgun sequence genomic window carries:
- the LOC138910463 gene encoding uncharacterized protein, whose protein sequence is MHKTLRVMRATEMEGVELAANRLKGVAYSWFELWEDSREEGSLPARWSEFPNIFMDHFLPAETKEPRAAEFTNLKQGSKSVWEYHMEFARLSKYAILMLPTMEARMRWFVLGFSPLVINEAATAALN, encoded by the coding sequence atgcataagactctccgagttatgcgtgctactgagatggAAGGAGTGGAGTTGGCTGCcaaccgcctgaaaggggtggcctattcttggtttgagctgtgggaggactctcgggaggaggggagccttccagcgaggtggagtgagtttccTAACATTTTCATGGACCATTTCTTGCCGGCCGAGACCAAGGAACCTCGTGCCGCAGAGTTTACGAACCTTAAGCAAggaagtaagagtgtgtgggagtatcacatggagttcgcgcgtctgtctaaatatgccattctcatgttgcctactatggaggctagaatgCGCTGGTTTGTGCTGGGctttagccccttggttattaatgaggccgctacagctgccttgaattaa